A single Silvibacterium dinghuense DNA region contains:
- a CDS encoding adenosine deaminase family protein: MYAPRFLAASLLLAAAPLFAAERPAQTREGSPAAQRTAKAFEQAKKDGPLTLHAFLYRMPKGADLHNHLSGAIYAETWIRDAGEDHLCVDPRKLDFTAPTTTGSGEPACTAGEVEASTVPANQHLYDALIDTFSMRTFVPRAGDSGHDHFFDTFDAFHGTSKRHMGEWLDEIASRAAAQNEQYLELMDTPDFSAAAKLAAPMTASLTGDHPDFAALRQQMIDGGIRSSIAEVRANLDTAEADRRRIEHCGQPDAQPACKVEIRYIYQVLRAMPPATVFAQVVQGLEVMAVDPRFVGMNFVQPEDNYVAMRDYRLHMHMLAALRPLYTNNRLSLHAGELAPGMVPPDGLTFHIREAVDVAGAQRIGHGVDIMYEDRPYELLKTMAAKHVLVEINLTSNDVILNIKGDDHPFELYRKYGVPLALSTDDEGVSRIDLTHEFVRAAVTYPLTYADLKQMARASIEHSFLPGESLWQSSTPETLDRPVTACAGQTGNETPRGACAEFISHSEKAQQQWQLEQSFHTFESSF; encoded by the coding sequence ATGTACGCCCCCCGCTTCCTTGCCGCTTCTCTGCTGCTCGCTGCCGCGCCACTGTTTGCCGCCGAGCGCCCTGCACAAACTCGCGAAGGCAGCCCGGCGGCCCAACGCACGGCGAAAGCGTTCGAACAGGCGAAGAAGGACGGTCCCCTTACTCTGCATGCCTTTCTCTATCGCATGCCCAAGGGGGCCGACCTGCACAACCATCTCTCCGGAGCGATCTACGCCGAAACCTGGATTCGTGATGCGGGCGAGGATCACCTCTGCGTGGATCCCAGGAAGCTCGACTTCACCGCTCCGACGACAACTGGTAGCGGCGAACCGGCCTGCACGGCGGGCGAGGTCGAGGCATCGACCGTCCCTGCGAATCAACATCTCTACGATGCCCTGATCGACACCTTCTCCATGCGCACGTTTGTGCCGCGAGCGGGCGACTCCGGCCACGATCACTTCTTCGATACCTTCGACGCCTTCCACGGCACCAGCAAGCGCCACATGGGCGAGTGGCTGGACGAGATAGCCTCCCGCGCCGCCGCGCAGAACGAGCAGTATCTCGAGCTGATGGATACGCCGGACTTCTCGGCCGCAGCCAAGCTGGCTGCGCCGATGACCGCAAGCCTCACCGGGGATCATCCCGACTTCGCCGCACTGCGTCAGCAGATGATTGACGGGGGAATACGCAGCAGCATTGCCGAAGTCCGCGCCAACCTCGATACCGCTGAGGCGGACCGACGCAGGATCGAGCACTGCGGCCAGCCGGACGCGCAGCCTGCCTGCAAGGTCGAAATCCGCTACATTTACCAGGTGCTCCGCGCGATGCCTCCGGCCACGGTGTTTGCGCAGGTGGTGCAAGGCCTCGAGGTGATGGCCGTCGATCCCCGCTTTGTCGGCATGAACTTTGTACAGCCGGAAGATAACTACGTCGCCATGCGCGACTATCGCCTGCACATGCACATGCTCGCCGCGCTGCGCCCGCTTTACACAAACAACCGCCTGAGCCTGCATGCGGGCGAACTGGCTCCCGGCATGGTTCCGCCGGACGGCCTGACGTTCCACATCCGCGAGGCGGTGGATGTAGCCGGAGCCCAGCGTATCGGCCACGGCGTGGACATTATGTATGAGGATCGTCCCTATGAGCTGTTAAAGACGATGGCCGCGAAGCATGTCCTGGTTGAAATCAACCTGACCAGCAACGACGTGATCCTGAATATCAAGGGCGACGACCATCCCTTCGAGCTCTACCGGAAATACGGTGTGCCTCTGGCGCTTTCGACCGACGACGAAGGCGTCTCGCGGATCGACCTTACGCATGAATTTGTGCGCGCGGCGGTGACGTATCCGCTGACCTATGCAGACCTGAAACAGATGGCGCGTGCCAGCATCGAGCACAGCTTCCTGCCTGGCGAAAGCCTCTGGCAGTCCTCTACCCCTGAGACGCTCGACCGGCCGGTAACCGCCTGCGCAGGGCAGACCGGCAACGAAACACCGCGCGGTGCATGTGCCGAATTTATCTCTCACAGCGAAAAAGCACAGCAGCAGTGGCAACTTGAACAAAGCTTTCACACATTTGAGTCAAGCTTTTAA
- a CDS encoding SDR family oxidoreductase produces the protein MPKAAAHPMPTRILCLGATSAIAEATLRIFAERGASLFLVARSAEKLEAVAADLRTRGAAAVATHVMDLDDTAAHPAMLTSASLNLGTIEMALLAHGTLGDQPEAEVSYPAAEAILGTNFLAPVSLITWLANYFEQSKQGTLAVISSVAGDRGRKSNYVYGSAKGALSLFLDGVRNRIDRAGVQVLTIKPGFVATPMTAHLPRSPLFASPDTIARGIVQAVEKRKDVVYLPAFWALIMFIIRSIPGRIFKKLNL, from the coding sequence ATGCCTAAAGCTGCTGCCCATCCCATGCCGACGCGCATTCTCTGCCTGGGCGCCACTTCGGCGATTGCCGAGGCCACGCTGCGTATCTTTGCCGAACGTGGTGCCAGCCTTTTCCTGGTTGCGCGCAGTGCGGAAAAACTCGAAGCCGTAGCCGCCGATCTCCGCACCCGGGGCGCAGCGGCCGTCGCTACCCACGTCATGGACCTCGATGACACGGCCGCGCACCCCGCCATGCTCACTTCCGCGTCGCTGAACCTCGGCACGATCGAGATGGCGCTGCTGGCACACGGCACACTGGGCGATCAGCCAGAGGCCGAGGTAAGCTATCCAGCGGCAGAGGCCATTCTCGGCACAAACTTCCTGGCCCCGGTGTCCTTGATTACCTGGCTGGCGAACTACTTCGAGCAGTCGAAGCAGGGCACACTGGCAGTCATTTCGTCGGTAGCCGGCGACCGCGGCCGCAAGAGCAATTACGTGTATGGCTCGGCCAAGGGCGCGCTGAGCCTCTTCCTCGACGGCGTGCGCAATCGCATCGACCGGGCCGGAGTTCAGGTGCTGACCATCAAGCCGGGGTTCGTAGCCACGCCGATGACCGCGCATCTACCGCGCTCTCCGCTATTTGCCTCACCAGACACTATCGCGCGCGGCATCGTGCAGGCGGTTGAAAAGCGAAAGGACGTTGTCTACCTGCCCGCTTTCTGGGCATTGATCATGTTCATCATTCGCAGCATTCCCGGACGCATCTTCAAAAAACTCAATCTCTAG
- the glgP gene encoding alpha-glucan family phosphorylase, which produces MRFNPLQQMTELASAQERSVVAYFSMEIAVDPSMPTYSGGLGVLAGDTLRSAADLSLPLVALTLAHRKGYFRQHLDANGIQTEETQPWDIESQLTAEKPTVTIVVEGRPVTIRAWRHDVIGVTGHTIPIYFLDTNLERNDPRDRILTDHLYGGDGDYRLRQEAVLGIGGARMLEALDYRPIVYHMNEGHAALLTIALLEKQLFGSPLDSADESTVEAVRRRCVFTTHTPVPAGHDRFSADQSNRILGPERTHTFERLGCFHDGLLNMTYIALRFARYVNGVAMQHGKVSRAMFPEYRIDAITNGVHAATWTSPAIQAAFDRHMPRWRQDNISLRYAIDIPEEEIEQAHRESKLALIEAVKERTGVQLRPEIFTIGFARRAATYKRCDLLFTEPERLVKMAHEHGGLQVIYSGKAHPADEPGKAKIRRVIELAKELDNADLTIVYLENYEWQLGALLTGGVDLWLNTPKRPYEASGTSGMKAALNGVPSLSILDGWWIEGWIEGVTGWAIADHDTDEGEAASLYEHLEQVILPLYYTDQNQWKRIMRSTIALNGSYFNTQRMIEQYILNAYFPEHRRDHSAAALEPILAQ; this is translated from the coding sequence ATGCGATTCAATCCATTGCAGCAAATGACGGAACTGGCATCGGCTCAGGAACGCAGCGTCGTCGCCTATTTTTCGATGGAAATTGCCGTCGATCCCTCCATGCCGACCTATAGCGGCGGCCTCGGCGTACTGGCCGGCGACACCCTGCGCTCTGCCGCCGATCTGAGCCTGCCGCTGGTAGCCCTGACCCTGGCCCATCGCAAGGGCTACTTTCGGCAGCATCTTGACGCAAACGGCATCCAGACCGAAGAGACTCAGCCCTGGGATATCGAATCCCAGCTCACCGCGGAGAAGCCGACGGTCACCATCGTTGTCGAAGGACGGCCGGTCACCATCCGCGCCTGGCGGCACGACGTCATCGGCGTCACCGGCCACACCATCCCCATCTACTTCCTCGACACCAATCTCGAACGCAACGATCCCCGTGATCGCATTCTCACCGACCACCTCTACGGCGGCGACGGCGACTATCGCCTGCGTCAAGAGGCGGTGCTCGGCATCGGCGGCGCCCGGATGCTCGAAGCGCTGGACTACCGGCCGATCGTGTACCACATGAATGAAGGCCACGCGGCACTGCTGACCATCGCGCTGCTGGAAAAGCAGCTCTTCGGCTCGCCCCTGGACAGCGCCGACGAGTCGACTGTCGAAGCGGTACGCCGCCGCTGTGTCTTCACTACGCATACGCCGGTACCTGCCGGCCACGACCGCTTCTCCGCGGATCAGTCGAACCGCATCCTGGGACCGGAGCGGACGCATACCTTCGAGCGGTTGGGCTGCTTCCATGATGGGCTGCTGAACATGACCTACATCGCGCTGCGCTTCGCACGTTACGTGAATGGCGTCGCCATGCAGCACGGCAAGGTCTCACGCGCCATGTTCCCCGAGTACCGGATCGACGCGATCACCAACGGCGTGCATGCGGCGACATGGACCTCGCCTGCCATTCAGGCTGCCTTCGACCGGCATATGCCGCGCTGGCGGCAGGACAATATCTCGCTGCGCTACGCCATCGATATCCCCGAAGAAGAGATCGAGCAGGCGCACCGCGAGTCGAAGCTCGCGCTGATCGAAGCAGTGAAGGAACGCACCGGTGTGCAGCTGCGGCCGGAGATCTTCACCATCGGCTTTGCGCGACGCGCGGCCACGTACAAGCGCTGCGACCTGCTCTTCACCGAGCCGGAACGGCTGGTAAAGATGGCGCATGAGCACGGCGGCCTGCAGGTAATCTACAGCGGCAAGGCGCATCCGGCCGACGAGCCAGGCAAGGCCAAAATCCGGCGGGTGATTGAACTCGCGAAGGAGCTGGACAACGCCGATCTGACCATCGTCTATCTGGAAAACTACGAGTGGCAGCTCGGCGCGCTGCTGACCGGTGGCGTGGACCTGTGGCTGAACACGCCCAAGCGTCCGTATGAGGCTTCGGGCACCAGCGGCATGAAGGCAGCGCTGAACGGCGTGCCGAGCCTGAGCATTCTCGACGGCTGGTGGATCGAAGGCTGGATCGAGGGGGTGACCGGCTGGGCGATCGCCGACCACGACACCGATGAGGGCGAGGCCGCTTCGCTCTATGAGCACCTGGAACAGGTGATTCTGCCGCTCTATTACACCGATCAGAACCAGTGGAAGCGGATTATGCGTTCGACCATTGCGCTCAATGGCTCATACTTTAATACGCAGCGCATGATCGAACAGTACATACTGAATGCATACTTCCCCGAACACCGGAGAGACCACTCCGCCGCTGCGCTGGAACCGATTCTCGCGCAGTAG
- the galK gene encoding galactokinase, with amino-acid sequence MLDVNGTRDAHFHAFQQTPALFLAPGRVNLIGEHTDYAEGFVMPAAIDFATIAAISPRTDGQVVIASQNFQETVAHPLNQLPARAQHHWSDYPLGVLAILRGQGIEVPAFSLTLNGDVPVGAGLSSSASVEVATISALLHMAGKEIPLPQMARLCQRAENEFVGASTGIMDQFIACCGAENHALLLDCRSLAYKLAPIPADVAIVISNTMVKHSHAGGEYNTRRAEVEEATRVIASHRPEVRFLRDATVEDLQKWGSEMSPDALKRARHIITENTRTEAAAAALEAGDLKTLGRLMYEAHASYRDDFEASCPEADILVDLASQEAGCIGARLTGGGFGGCTVNLVEQAHADTFIEHLREGYHRATGIAADIYRCHASAGVHRIEG; translated from the coding sequence ATGCTCGATGTAAACGGTACCAGAGACGCGCACTTCCACGCCTTCCAGCAGACCCCGGCACTTTTCCTGGCGCCAGGCCGAGTCAATCTCATCGGCGAGCATACGGATTACGCAGAAGGCTTCGTCATGCCGGCGGCCATCGACTTCGCGACCATCGCCGCCATCTCCCCGCGCACGGACGGGCAGGTGGTCATCGCCTCGCAGAACTTCCAGGAAACCGTCGCGCATCCTCTCAACCAGCTGCCCGCCAGGGCCCAGCACCACTGGAGCGATTACCCGCTGGGCGTGCTGGCCATCCTGCGCGGCCAGGGCATCGAAGTCCCGGCCTTCAGCCTGACGTTGAATGGCGATGTACCGGTGGGCGCGGGCCTCAGCTCTTCGGCCTCGGTAGAGGTCGCTACGATCAGCGCGCTGCTCCACATGGCAGGCAAGGAGATCCCGCTGCCGCAGATGGCGCGCCTTTGCCAGCGCGCAGAGAACGAATTTGTCGGCGCTTCGACCGGCATCATGGACCAGTTCATCGCCTGCTGCGGCGCGGAGAACCACGCCCTGCTGCTCGACTGCCGCTCGCTGGCCTATAAGCTCGCGCCGATTCCCGCGGACGTCGCCATCGTCATCTCGAACACCATGGTGAAGCATTCGCATGCCGGAGGCGAGTACAACACGCGCCGCGCCGAAGTGGAAGAAGCAACGCGGGTGATCGCCAGCCATCGGCCCGAAGTCCGCTTCCTGCGCGATGCCACGGTCGAAGACCTGCAGAAGTGGGGAAGCGAGATGTCGCCCGACGCGCTCAAGCGCGCCCGCCACATTATTACGGAGAACACCCGGACCGAAGCAGCGGCGGCGGCACTCGAAGCAGGCGATCTGAAGACGCTGGGACGGTTGATGTACGAGGCGCACGCCAGCTACCGCGATGACTTCGAAGCCAGCTGTCCGGAAGCCGACATCCTGGTGGATCTGGCGTCCCAGGAAGCCGGCTGCATCGGCGCACGGCTGACCGGCGGCGGCTTTGGTGGCTGCACGGTCAACCTGGTGGAGCAGGCGCACGCGGACACCTTTATCGAGCACCTGCGTGAGGGCTATCACCGGGCGACAGGCATTGCGGCAGATATCTACCGCTGTCACGCCTCAGCGGGCGTGCACCGGATCGAAGGGTAG
- a CDS encoding pyridoxal phosphate-dependent decarboxylase family protein, with translation MPDTSLDSGTRAGDLDAMASVLAEAAARMGDNYPYFHPLYAGQMLKPPHPVARAAYALAMFVNPNNHALDGGRASSAMEIEAVREIAAMFGWQQHLGHLTSGGTFANLEALWVAGQLAPGKAVAASAQAHYTHSRISGVLKLPFISVAADAHGRMDMAALEAALAEGTIGTVVATLGTTALGAVDPLEKILALRERYGFRLHVDAAYGGYFTLASNLAPEAARAFSLIGEADSIVIDPHKHGLQPYGCGSILFRDPTVGRFYKHDSPYTYFTSGELHLGEISLECSRAGASAVALWATQRLLPLIRGGDFAQGLEASRRAALDLHRRLSADARFVTGPRPELDIVVWAVRAESLEAASQRAQQVFDRAAQQDLHLALVQLPVAFFGPDAFPGASATDTVTCLRSVLMKPEHEAWLPAIWQRLDAAANR, from the coding sequence ATGCCGGACACCTCCCTCGACTCGGGCACCCGCGCCGGCGATCTCGACGCCATGGCATCCGTGCTCGCCGAAGCCGCGGCACGCATGGGCGACAACTATCCTTACTTCCATCCGCTCTACGCAGGGCAAATGCTGAAGCCGCCGCATCCGGTAGCACGCGCAGCCTATGCGCTGGCCATGTTCGTGAACCCGAACAACCATGCGCTCGATGGAGGCCGGGCCAGCTCGGCCATGGAGATCGAGGCAGTGCGCGAGATTGCGGCCATGTTCGGATGGCAGCAGCATCTGGGCCACCTGACCAGCGGCGGCACCTTCGCCAACCTCGAAGCGCTGTGGGTAGCCGGACAGCTTGCCCCGGGCAAGGCCGTCGCCGCATCCGCACAGGCGCACTACACGCACAGCCGCATCAGCGGGGTGCTGAAGCTGCCCTTTATATCCGTTGCCGCCGATGCTCACGGACGGATGGATATGGCCGCACTGGAAGCGGCGCTGGCTGAGGGAACGATCGGAACCGTGGTGGCGACACTGGGAACCACGGCCCTGGGAGCAGTCGATCCGCTGGAGAAGATCCTCGCACTGCGCGAGCGCTATGGCTTCCGCCTCCATGTGGATGCAGCCTACGGCGGTTACTTCACGCTGGCCTCGAATCTCGCCCCGGAAGCTGCGCGCGCCTTCTCTCTGATCGGGGAGGCGGATTCGATCGTCATCGATCCGCACAAGCATGGGCTGCAGCCTTATGGGTGCGGTTCGATCCTCTTTCGCGATCCCACGGTCGGCCGCTTCTACAAGCATGATTCGCCTTATACCTACTTCACCTCCGGCGAACTCCATCTTGGAGAGATATCGCTCGAGTGCTCGCGTGCGGGGGCCTCGGCAGTAGCACTCTGGGCGACGCAGCGGCTGCTGCCGCTCATACGCGGCGGCGATTTCGCACAGGGGCTTGAAGCCTCGCGGCGTGCAGCGCTCGATCTGCATCGACGGCTGAGCGCCGATGCGCGCTTCGTAACAGGTCCGCGCCCGGAGCTGGATATTGTGGTCTGGGCAGTACGGGCTGAATCGCTCGAAGCAGCCTCACAGCGCGCGCAGCAGGTTTTCGACCGCGCGGCGCAACAGGACTTACACCTCGCTCTGGTACAGTTGCCGGTAGCCTTCTTCGGCCCGGATGCCTTTCCCGGCGCCTCGGCTACCGATACTGTGACCTGCCTGCGCTCCGTGCTGATGAAGCCCGAGCATGAAGCATGGCTCCCCGCAATCTGGCAGCGCCTGGACGCCGCCGCCAACCGATAA
- a CDS encoding FAD-binding oxidoreductase, whose translation MAKSKPKPSFESWGRYPRLDAKLVPLHWRGDFPLRKAADGPMLPVGAGRSYGDVCLLEGGTLLHTRGMDRLIAFDPQSGLLRCEAGITLAEILDFAVPRGFFLPVTPGTKYVTVGGAIANDIHGKNHHSAGSFGCHVPRFELVRSDGTRILCSPTENAEWFRATVGGMGLTGLITWAEIRLRPIVSRMIDYQGDKFVGLDEFFTLANSAKTEYTVAWIDCVSTGRNFARGIFMHGEHATIPGSLKKSKEPWLTFPIDLPEIALNKFSMAAFNTAYYNKQLKKQQKAVVDYEPYFYPLDSVLQWNKMYGKAGLLQFQNVIPFEAGKEGMAEILKAITRSGLASFLAVIKFFGDIPSPGMMSFPAPGVMLALDFPIRHEVSFDLLDRLAAITLDYGGRMYSAKDARMTAAQYQTFYPNWQAFLPYIDPAFDSAFWQRVTGRRAIDA comes from the coding sequence ATGGCTAAATCGAAACCCAAGCCCAGTTTTGAAAGCTGGGGCCGCTATCCCCGTCTCGATGCCAAACTCGTGCCGCTGCACTGGCGTGGCGACTTTCCCCTGCGCAAAGCAGCGGATGGTCCTATGCTGCCCGTAGGCGCTGGCCGCAGCTATGGCGACGTCTGCCTCCTCGAAGGCGGCACACTGCTGCACACCCGCGGCATGGACCGGCTGATCGCCTTCGATCCGCAGAGCGGCCTGCTGCGCTGCGAAGCCGGCATCACACTGGCAGAGATCCTCGATTTCGCCGTGCCGCGCGGCTTTTTCCTGCCAGTAACGCCAGGCACAAAGTATGTAACCGTGGGTGGAGCAATTGCCAATGACATTCATGGTAAGAACCATCACTCTGCCGGCAGCTTCGGCTGCCATGTGCCACGCTTCGAACTGGTGCGCTCAGACGGCACGCGCATCCTGTGCAGTCCGACGGAAAATGCCGAGTGGTTCCGCGCCACTGTCGGCGGTATGGGGCTGACCGGCCTCATCACCTGGGCCGAAATCCGCCTGCGTCCGATCGTCTCGCGGATGATCGACTACCAGGGCGACAAGTTCGTCGGCCTGGACGAGTTTTTCACGCTCGCCAACAGCGCGAAGACCGAGTACACGGTGGCCTGGATCGACTGCGTCTCCACTGGCAGGAACTTCGCGCGCGGCATTTTCATGCACGGTGAGCATGCGACCATCCCCGGCTCGCTCAAGAAGAGCAAGGAGCCCTGGCTGACCTTCCCCATCGATCTGCCGGAGATTGCGCTGAACAAGTTTTCGATGGCCGCCTTCAACACCGCCTACTACAACAAGCAGCTCAAGAAGCAGCAGAAGGCGGTTGTCGACTACGAGCCGTATTTCTACCCTCTGGATTCCGTACTGCAATGGAACAAGATGTACGGCAAGGCCGGGCTGCTGCAGTTCCAGAACGTCATTCCCTTCGAAGCCGGCAAGGAAGGCATGGCGGAGATCCTGAAGGCCATCACGCGCTCAGGACTGGCCTCATTCCTCGCGGTCATCAAGTTCTTCGGCGATATTCCCTCGCCGGGCATGATGAGCTTTCCGGCGCCGGGCGTGATGCTGGCGCTCGACTTTCCCATCCGCCATGAGGTGAGCTTCGATCTCCTCGACCGTCTTGCGGCCATCACCCTCGACTACGGCGGCCGCATGTACTCGGCCAAGGACGCGCGCATGACCGCTGCCCAGTACCAGACGTTCTATCCGAACTGGCAGGCGTTCCTGCCCTATATCGATCCCGCCTTCGACTCGGCCTTCTGGCAACGCGTCACGGGACGGAGGGCAATCGATGCCTAA
- a CDS encoding cold-shock protein has translation MEQGTVKWFNDAKGYGFISRQNGEDVFVHYSAINSNGFKSLQEGQAVQFNVVKGPKGWQAADVQPL, from the coding sequence ATGGAACAAGGTACTGTGAAGTGGTTTAACGACGCCAAGGGCTACGGCTTCATCTCCCGCCAGAATGGGGAAGATGTCTTCGTGCACTACTCTGCCATTAACTCGAATGGCTTCAAGAGTCTGCAGGAAGGTCAGGCCGTGCAGTTCAACGTCGTGAAGGGGCCGAAGGGCTGGCAGGCAGCGGACGTCCAGCCTCTCTAA
- a CDS encoding glycosyltransferase has protein sequence MRIVFSTFGTFGDINPLVALSLELKRRGHTPVLAVPAMFREKIEPLGIGFAPVRPDQDPQDKRMVEMIWDIKKGTERGLREFLFPSIRESYQDLLAAVRAEGGADLLITGELAYAGPIVAEVTGIPWASYVLAPLSFFSGYDPPVLPPYPTLAKVQSAIPAVGHAIPRFARVVTRRWPKPIYELRRELGLDRGPDPIFDAKFSPSLTLAMFSRVLGDPQPDWPAHTEITGFAFYDGDAGNTSLPPALEAFLAAGPPPLVFTLGSAAVMAAGDFYEVSTRVAQQLGMRAVLLTGSDPANRPKQQLPPEITIATYAPYSQLFPRTSAIIHQGGVGTTAQALRAGRPMLVMPYSHDQPDNARRVRQLGVARVIRRQDYTAEAAARHIRILLEDTSYAERAIEVARQVNQEDGVRSACDALERLARKLST, from the coding sequence ATGAGAATCGTCTTCTCGACCTTCGGGACCTTCGGTGACATCAACCCGCTGGTAGCGCTCAGTCTCGAGCTCAAGCGTCGCGGCCACACTCCGGTGCTGGCCGTGCCTGCCATGTTCCGCGAAAAGATCGAACCGCTGGGCATCGGCTTCGCGCCGGTGCGGCCCGACCAGGATCCGCAGGACAAGCGGATGGTTGAGATGATCTGGGACATCAAAAAGGGCACCGAGCGCGGGCTGCGCGAGTTTCTCTTCCCCTCGATCCGCGAAAGCTACCAGGACCTGCTGGCGGCCGTGCGCGCCGAGGGCGGAGCGGATCTCCTCATCACCGGAGAGCTGGCCTATGCCGGGCCCATCGTCGCCGAGGTCACTGGCATTCCGTGGGCGTCGTACGTGCTGGCGCCGCTCTCGTTCTTCTCAGGTTACGATCCGCCGGTACTGCCACCCTATCCGACGCTGGCCAAGGTCCAGTCGGCGATTCCGGCGGTAGGCCATGCGATTCCCCGTTTTGCCCGCGTCGTCACACGGCGCTGGCCCAAGCCGATCTACGAATTGCGCCGGGAGCTGGGACTCGACCGGGGACCGGACCCGATCTTCGATGCCAAGTTCTCACCTTCGCTCACGTTGGCGATGTTCTCGCGCGTGCTGGGTGACCCGCAGCCGGACTGGCCGGCACACACCGAGATTACGGGTTTCGCCTTTTACGACGGGGATGCCGGCAACACCAGCCTGCCACCCGCGCTCGAAGCGTTTCTTGCCGCCGGGCCTCCTCCGCTGGTCTTCACGCTCGGCTCAGCGGCGGTGATGGCCGCGGGCGATTTCTATGAAGTGAGCACGCGGGTGGCGCAGCAGCTGGGCATGCGGGCCGTGCTGCTTACGGGCAGCGATCCGGCGAACCGGCCCAAGCAGCAACTGCCGCCGGAGATCACGATTGCAACTTACGCGCCGTACTCGCAGCTCTTTCCGCGCACCTCGGCCATCATCCACCAGGGCGGTGTGGGCACGACGGCGCAGGCGCTGCGCGCGGGCCGGCCAATGCTGGTGATGCCCTACAGCCATGACCAGCCGGACAATGCGCGGCGGGTGCGGCAGTTGGGCGTGGCACGAGTGATCCGCCGGCAGGACTACACGGCGGAGGCTGCCGCACGGCACATCCGCATCCTGCTCGAAGACACGAGTTATGCCGAGCGCGCCATCGAGGTAGCGCGGCAGGTCAACCAGGAAGACGGCGTCCGCTCCGCCTGCGATGCACTGGAGCGCCTTGCACGGAAGCTGAGTACCTAA
- a CDS encoding UbiA family prenyltransferase — MVSQAVAPDKTVIASQRALCVDLDGTLVKSDTLIDSLLLLARTYPLKALQSPLWISGGKAALKARVGALVQLDPAHLPYNRQLLEYLTEQHNEGRKLYLTTGADATLAQRIADHLGIFEEVLASDGATNLTGHNKLESLQRRFAEGFDYIGNARPDLTLLQHSGEPMVANPDRALRGLLNRHKVTVARQFDDRAPIGKILFKTIRLHQWAKNVLIFVPLLLAHILSLRLFSQALVAFLSFSLCASATYIVNDLLDIEADRRHPKKRRRPFASGDLSPKTGVLISVTFLAMAFAGAAWLPIGFLGWLLTYLVTTLAYSLHLKRVVLIDVVLLSGLYTLRMLAGGAATSVTFSPWLAALSVFLFLSLAMVKRFSELQNVRASGNALSNGRGYLLADIEQLRSFGTASAYAAVVVFALYINSPDIMDLYHHPTRMWLMTPLMILWLSRVWLLASRGELDEDPVIFAVTDKMSLLIGACIAVIAVLAAI, encoded by the coding sequence ATGGTATCGCAGGCCGTGGCCCCCGATAAAACCGTCATCGCATCTCAACGTGCCCTATGTGTCGATCTCGACGGCACGCTGGTCAAGAGCGACACACTCATCGACTCCCTGCTATTGCTGGCCCGCACCTACCCACTGAAGGCGTTGCAATCTCCTTTGTGGATCTCAGGAGGTAAGGCCGCGCTCAAGGCCCGCGTCGGCGCACTGGTGCAACTCGACCCGGCGCATCTGCCTTACAATCGCCAGCTGCTTGAGTACCTGACGGAGCAACACAACGAGGGGCGCAAGCTCTACCTGACGACCGGAGCTGACGCCACGCTGGCGCAGCGCATCGCCGATCACCTTGGCATCTTCGAAGAGGTACTGGCCAGCGACGGCGCAACCAATCTGACCGGGCATAACAAGCTCGAGAGCCTGCAGCGCCGCTTTGCCGAAGGCTTCGACTACATCGGCAATGCGCGGCCCGACCTGACACTCCTGCAGCACTCCGGCGAACCGATGGTTGCCAATCCCGATCGCGCCCTGCGTGGCCTGCTGAACCGGCATAAGGTTACCGTAGCCCGCCAGTTCGACGATCGCGCCCCCATCGGCAAAATTCTGTTCAAGACCATACGCCTGCACCAGTGGGCGAAGAATGTGCTCATCTTTGTGCCCTTGCTGCTGGCGCACATCCTGAGCCTGCGGCTGTTCTCCCAGGCACTGGTGGCTTTTCTGAGCTTCAGCCTCTGCGCCTCGGCGACCTATATCGTCAATGACCTGCTGGATATCGAGGCAGACCGGCGGCATCCGAAGAAGCGGCGGCGCCCTTTCGCCTCGGGCGACCTTTCGCCGAAGACAGGCGTGCTCATCTCGGTGACCTTCCTGGCCATGGCCTTTGCCGGCGCAGCCTGGCTGCCCATCGGCTTCCTCGGCTGGCTGCTGACATACCTGGTGACGACCCTCGCCTACTCGCTGCATCTCAAGCGCGTTGTGCTGATTGACGTCGTGCTGCTCAGCGGTCTTTACACACTGCGTATGCTCGCGGGCGGCGCGGCCACCAGTGTCACCTTCTCGCCCTGGCTTGCGGCGCTCTCCGTCTTCCTTTTCCTCTCGCTGGCCATGGTGAAGCGTTTCAGCGAGCTCCAGAATGTGCGGGCAAGCGGCAATGCACTCTCGAACGGGCGCGGCTACCTGCTTGCGGACATCGAGCAGCTGCGCTCCTTCGGCACAGCCAGCGCCTATGCAGCAGTGGTAGTCTTCGCACTCTACATCAACAGCCCGGACATCATGGACCTCTATCACCACCCCACGCGGATGTGGCTGATGACGCCGCTGATGATCCTGTGGCTGAGCCGCGTCTGGCTGCTGGCCTCGCGCGGCGAACTGGACGAAGACCCGGTGATCTTTGCCGTAACGGACAAGATGAGCCTGCTGATCGGCGCATGCATCGCGGTGATCGCCGTACTGGCCGCAATTTAG